One genomic region from Nocardioides plantarum encodes:
- a CDS encoding G5 domain-containing protein: MTSHPHPRRAPLLIVALLVALAGCASPDPVRGGPPEPAAPTTTTTTTATTGPTPVADVTSAAPKAPTISYRTERKRQSVSFRSRTRSTNELDRGVTKVSRAGRVGLRVVVYRIKLRNGIPVGRERVRIETVRRPVDRLVLRGTHVDPPPEPDPAPEPDDDCDPNYSGACVPTDSDVDCAGGSGNGPSYVGGPVTVVGNDIYGLDANNDGYGCE, translated from the coding sequence GTGACCTCCCACCCGCACCCGCGCCGAGCACCTCTCCTGATCGTCGCCCTGCTCGTCGCCCTCGCGGGCTGTGCCAGCCCGGACCCCGTGCGTGGCGGCCCGCCGGAGCCCGCGGCCCCCACGACGACCACGACGACGACCGCGACCACCGGGCCCACCCCCGTGGCCGACGTGACGAGCGCGGCGCCGAAGGCACCGACGATCAGCTACCGCACGGAGCGCAAGCGCCAGTCCGTGTCGTTCCGGTCACGCACCCGGTCGACGAACGAGCTCGACCGTGGGGTGACCAAGGTGTCGCGGGCCGGCCGTGTGGGCCTGCGCGTGGTGGTCTACCGGATCAAGCTGCGCAACGGGATCCCGGTCGGACGTGAGCGCGTGCGCATCGAGACGGTCCGGCGACCGGTCGACAGGCTCGTCCTGCGGGGCACCCACGTCGACCCGCCGCCGGAGCCGGACCCGGCCCCGGAGCCGGACGACGACTGCGATCCGAACTACTCCGGTGCCTGCGTCCCCACCGACAGCGACGTCGACTGCGCAGGAGGGAGCGGCAACGGGCCGTCGTACGTCGGCGGACCCGTGACCGTCGTCGGCAACGACATCTACGGCCTCGACGCCAACAACGACGGGTACGGCTGCGAATGA
- a CDS encoding SDR family oxidoreductase gives MRGLAGKVAVVTGASRGIGLGVAQRLVAEGARVVITARKPEPLAEAVELLGGAEHALGVPGNAGDPAHRAAVAAAAVETFGSLDLLVNNTGINPAFGLLMDLDLDAARKIMDVNVVAALGFTQEAYRAWMKEHGGAVVNVSSLGGVRPAPFIAFYGASKAALISLTETLAQELGPDIRVNAVAPAVVKTRFAEALYVGREEEASANYPLKRLGETDDIGSLTAFLLSDDASWITGQTIVADGGISLQGQH, from the coding sequence ATGAGAGGTCTCGCGGGCAAGGTCGCGGTCGTCACCGGCGCGAGCCGCGGCATCGGCCTCGGGGTCGCCCAGCGGCTCGTGGCCGAGGGCGCCCGGGTCGTGATCACGGCCCGCAAGCCCGAGCCGCTGGCCGAGGCCGTCGAGCTGCTGGGTGGCGCCGAGCACGCGCTCGGCGTCCCCGGCAACGCCGGCGACCCCGCCCACCGCGCCGCGGTCGCCGCGGCCGCCGTCGAGACCTTCGGCAGCCTCGACCTGCTGGTCAACAACACCGGCATCAACCCGGCGTTCGGGCTGCTGATGGACCTCGACCTCGACGCCGCCCGCAAGATCATGGACGTCAACGTGGTGGCGGCCCTCGGCTTCACCCAGGAGGCCTACCGGGCCTGGATGAAGGAGCACGGTGGCGCCGTCGTCAACGTCTCGTCGCTGGGCGGCGTGCGCCCGGCGCCGTTCATCGCGTTCTACGGCGCCAGCAAGGCCGCGCTGATCTCCCTGACCGAGACCCTCGCCCAGGAGCTCGGCCCCGACATCCGCGTCAACGCCGTCGCGCCGGCGGTGGTCAAGACGAGGTTCGCCGAGGCGCTCTACGTCGGTCGCGAGGAGGAGGCCTCGGCCAACTACCCGCTGAAGCGGCTCGGCGAGACCGACGACATCGGCTCGCTGACCGCGTTCCTGCTCTCGGACGACGCGTCCTGGATCACCGGTCAGACGATCGTCGCCGACGGCGGCATCTCGTTGCAGGGCCAGCACTGA
- a CDS encoding cytoplasmic protein encodes MADPVTTNPDHYRVVFENERVRVLEYLDHPGAQTTPHQHPDSVMVTLSSFRRQLYAGDAEVEVEIPAGSARWLDAQEHSGHNIGDTDTHVVFVELKEPRPGGVVHPPRLGPS; translated from the coding sequence ATGGCAGACCCCGTCACGACCAACCCGGACCACTACCGGGTGGTGTTCGAGAACGAGCGGGTCCGGGTGCTGGAGTACCTCGACCACCCCGGGGCCCAGACCACCCCGCACCAGCACCCCGACAGCGTGATGGTGACGCTGTCGTCCTTCCGCCGCCAGCTGTACGCCGGCGACGCCGAGGTCGAGGTGGAGATCCCGGCCGGCTCGGCCCGGTGGCTCGACGCCCAGGAGCACAGCGGGCACAACATCGGCGACACCGACACCCACGTGGTGTTCGTCGAGCTCAAGGAGCCCCGCCCGGGCGGCGTCGTACACCCACCACGGCTGGGGCCGTCCTGA
- a CDS encoding class I SAM-dependent methyltransferase, producing MPETGPEPAETDAEHYFTADPSVPFRRAPVEAEVWGRRLSLVSGSGVFAQGRVDIGTSALFREVPPPTGIGSVLDLGCGYGVIGLALAAVVPGLRVTAVDVNERALLLARENAATLGVTDRFTALTPDRVDAQATYDEIWSNPPIRIGKQALHELLLTWLPRLAPGGRAVLVVGKNLGADSLQRWLGEQGYPTERLASHKGFRVLESRRR from the coding sequence ATGCCTGAGACCGGGCCCGAGCCGGCCGAGACCGACGCCGAGCACTACTTCACCGCCGACCCCTCGGTGCCGTTCCGGCGCGCGCCCGTCGAGGCCGAGGTGTGGGGTCGGCGGCTGTCGTTGGTCTCCGGCTCGGGCGTCTTCGCCCAGGGCCGCGTCGACATCGGCACCTCGGCGCTGTTCCGGGAGGTCCCGCCGCCGACCGGCATCGGGTCGGTCCTCGACCTCGGGTGCGGGTACGGCGTGATCGGGCTCGCGCTCGCCGCCGTCGTGCCGGGGCTGCGGGTGACCGCCGTCGACGTCAACGAGCGCGCGCTGCTGCTCGCCCGCGAGAACGCCGCGACCCTCGGCGTGACCGACCGGTTCACGGCGCTGACCCCCGACCGGGTCGACGCGCAGGCGACGTACGACGAGATCTGGTCCAACCCGCCGATCCGGATCGGCAAGCAGGCCCTGCACGAGCTGCTGCTGACCTGGCTCCCGCGCCTGGCGCCCGGCGGTCGCGCGGTGCTGGTCGTGGGCAAGAACCTCGGCGCCGACTCGCTGCAGCGGTGGCTCGGCGAGCAGGGCTACCCCACCGAGCGGCTGGCCAGCCACAAGGGCTTCCGGGTGCTCGAGTCGCGACGGCGTTGA
- a CDS encoding acyl-CoA dehydrogenase family protein: protein MDLSLSDEQTAFRQAARDFLDKEAVPHRTQWDRDESVDLAIVPKMAELGFFGLTIPEQYGGLGGDYVTYALAMEELGRADSALRGIVSVSSGLVGKSILFHGTEEQRREWLPQLATAAKLGCFGLTEPGTGSDAGNLTSRAVRDGDDYLITGQKLFITNGTWADLALVFARTGAPDSGPRGVSAFLVPTDSPGFEAREIKGKLGLRGQATAELFLDDVRVPASAMLGGPEGEGRGFKVAMSTLDKGRLAVAAGCVGIVQGCLETSVDYAKSRTQFGRPIAGFQLVQDMIADISLDADAARLLVWRCADLVDRHEPFGVAASKAKLFASEAAVRAANLAIQIHGGAGYVDDYPAAKYLRDARVMTLYEGTSQIQKLLIGRDETGISAFV from the coding sequence ATGGACCTCTCACTCAGCGACGAGCAGACCGCGTTCCGCCAGGCCGCGCGCGACTTCCTCGACAAGGAGGCGGTCCCGCACCGCACCCAGTGGGACCGTGACGAGTCCGTCGACCTGGCGATCGTCCCCAAGATGGCCGAGCTCGGGTTCTTCGGGCTCACCATCCCCGAGCAGTACGGCGGGCTCGGCGGCGACTACGTGACCTACGCGCTGGCGATGGAGGAGCTCGGTCGGGCCGACTCCGCGCTGCGCGGGATCGTGTCGGTGAGCAGCGGGCTGGTCGGCAAGTCGATCCTCTTCCACGGCACCGAGGAGCAGCGGCGGGAGTGGCTGCCGCAGCTCGCGACGGCGGCCAAGCTCGGCTGCTTCGGGCTCACCGAGCCCGGCACCGGGTCCGACGCCGGCAACCTCACCTCGCGCGCGGTCCGCGACGGCGACGACTACCTGATCACCGGGCAGAAGCTGTTCATCACCAACGGCACCTGGGCCGACCTGGCCCTGGTCTTCGCCCGCACCGGTGCCCCCGACAGCGGGCCCCGGGGCGTCAGCGCGTTCCTGGTGCCGACCGACTCCCCCGGCTTCGAGGCCCGCGAGATCAAGGGCAAGCTGGGCCTGAGAGGCCAGGCCACGGCCGAGCTGTTCCTCGACGACGTGCGCGTGCCGGCCTCGGCCATGCTCGGCGGGCCCGAGGGCGAGGGCCGCGGCTTCAAGGTCGCGATGTCGACCCTCGACAAGGGGCGGCTCGCGGTCGCCGCCGGCTGCGTCGGCATCGTGCAGGGCTGCCTGGAGACCTCGGTCGACTACGCCAAGAGCCGCACCCAGTTCGGCCGCCCGATCGCCGGCTTCCAGCTGGTGCAGGACATGATCGCCGACATCTCCCTCGACGCCGACGCGGCCCGGCTCCTCGTGTGGCGCTGCGCCGACCTCGTCGACCGGCACGAACCCTTCGGTGTCGCGGCGTCCAAGGCCAAGCTTTTCGCCTCCGAGGCCGCCGTACGCGCCGCCAACCTGGCCATCCAGATCCATGGTGGCGCGGGCTACGTCGACGACTACCCCGCCGCGAAGTACCTGCGCGACGCCCGGGTGATGACCCTCTACGAGGGCACCTCGCAGATCCAGAAGCTGCTGATCGGCCGCGACGAGACGGGTATCAGCGCGTTCGTCTAG
- a CDS encoding SDR family oxidoreductase, giving the protein MGHRSLQGKGVVVTGAAGGIGRALAARAVAEGARVVVNDVDADLLATTADEIGAIAVPGDCASAEGVEELVAAAAHALGRIDVYCANAGIDRTSPDSLQLPDEEWARMLEVNVMGHVRAARALVPTWLDGTGDGQGGRFVVTASAAGLLTMIGAAAYSTTKHAAVGFAEWLSVTYGDRGVVVQAICPQGVQTAMLDQAGPLKDLLSHDEALAPSAVADAWVASLDDDAFLVLPHPEVAGYYAARAASTDRWLAGMRRLQTKVDGLS; this is encoded by the coding sequence ATGGGCCACCGATCCCTGCAGGGCAAGGGCGTCGTCGTCACCGGCGCCGCCGGCGGCATCGGCCGCGCGCTGGCGGCCCGGGCGGTGGCCGAGGGCGCGCGGGTCGTCGTCAACGACGTCGACGCCGACCTGCTCGCGACCACCGCCGACGAGATCGGCGCGATCGCCGTCCCCGGCGACTGCGCGTCGGCCGAGGGCGTCGAGGAGCTCGTCGCCGCGGCCGCCCACGCGCTCGGCCGGATCGACGTCTACTGCGCCAACGCCGGCATCGACCGCACCTCCCCCGACAGTCTTCAGCTGCCCGACGAGGAGTGGGCGCGGATGCTCGAGGTCAACGTGATGGGCCACGTCCGGGCCGCCCGCGCCCTCGTGCCGACCTGGCTCGACGGCACCGGCGACGGACAGGGCGGCCGTTTCGTCGTCACCGCCTCGGCGGCCGGACTGCTCACGATGATCGGCGCGGCGGCGTACTCCACGACCAAGCACGCCGCCGTCGGCTTCGCCGAGTGGCTGTCGGTGACCTACGGCGACCGGGGGGTCGTCGTCCAGGCGATCTGCCCCCAGGGCGTGCAGACCGCGATGCTCGACCAGGCCGGTCCGCTCAAGGACCTGCTCTCGCACGACGAGGCGCTCGCCCCGTCGGCCGTCGCCGACGCCTGGGTCGCCTCGCTCGACGACGACGCGTTCCTGGTGCTGCCCCACCCCGAGGTCGCCGGTTACTACGCCGCGCGCGCCGCCTCGACCGATCGGTGGCTGGCCGGCATGCGCCGGCTGCAGACCAAGGTCGACGGGCTGTCGTGA
- a CDS encoding exodeoxyribonuclease VII small subunit: MSEPTQTYEEAREELIDVVRRLETGGTTLEESLALWERGEALATVCQDWLDGARQRLDAVVTKQATDPATKKA, translated from the coding sequence ATGAGCGAGCCGACCCAGACCTACGAGGAGGCCCGCGAGGAGCTGATCGACGTCGTCCGCCGTCTCGAGACGGGGGGCACGACGCTCGAGGAGTCGCTCGCGCTCTGGGAGCGCGGCGAGGCGCTGGCGACGGTCTGCCAGGACTGGCTCGACGGCGCCCGTCAGCGCCTCGATGCCGTGGTCACGAAGCAGGCGACGGATCCGGCGACGAAGAAGGCGTAG
- a CDS encoding GntR family transcriptional regulator, with amino-acid sequence MTIQPLDPDAATPLYEQLRAQIAGRAATGDLPAGTRLPTVRQLAVDLGVGVRTVQRVYTELEADGVVVTEGRRGTSIAAATAPTDATELAGEYAAAARRLGLTLPEATRLLERVWSVGPVGPVGGDQ; translated from the coding sequence GTGACGATCCAGCCGCTCGACCCCGACGCCGCCACCCCGCTCTACGAGCAGCTGCGGGCCCAGATCGCCGGTCGCGCCGCCACCGGCGACCTGCCCGCCGGCACCCGGCTGCCGACCGTGCGGCAGCTGGCCGTCGACCTCGGCGTCGGTGTGCGCACCGTGCAGCGCGTCTACACCGAGCTCGAGGCCGACGGCGTCGTGGTCACCGAGGGGCGCCGGGGCACCTCGATCGCCGCCGCGACCGCGCCGACCGACGCCACCGAGCTGGCCGGGGAGTACGCCGCCGCCGCGCGCCGCCTCGGGCTGACCCTGCCCGAGGCGACCCGGCTGCTCGAGCGGGTGTGGTCCGTCGGGCCTGTCGGGCCTGTCGGTGGCGACCAATAG
- the xseA gene encoding exodeoxyribonuclease VII large subunit — MAMETSPEQPAPVRQVANAISGWIDRLGSIWVEGQVAQLSKRPGLQTVFLTLRDSVADISIPVTASRTLVDSMNPPLVEGASVLLHAKPTFYANRGSLSLQAREIRMVGLGELLAQIERRRQLLAAEGLFDPALKRRLPFLPRRVGLVTAPRSAAERDVLDLAQRRWPAVEFTVAHATMQGTRAAGEVMEALARLDRDAEVDVIVIARGGGSVEDLLPFSDEGLLRAVAAARTPVVSAIGHEPDQPLLDLVADVRAATPTDAAKLVVPDVAAEAFAVASARERLRSLVLSALAREQAGLDALRSRPALADPRTLVDRRHDELDALRERARRSLGHRLDRAADDIGHQRARARALSPLATLERGYAVLQDADGHVLTSVTATRAGAAVSVRVADGRVHADVTSVQTSHEETP, encoded by the coding sequence ATGGCCATGGAGACGTCCCCCGAGCAGCCGGCGCCCGTCCGGCAGGTCGCCAACGCCATCTCGGGCTGGATCGACCGGCTGGGCTCGATCTGGGTCGAGGGCCAGGTGGCCCAGCTCAGCAAGCGTCCCGGGCTGCAGACGGTGTTCCTGACCCTGCGCGACTCGGTGGCCGACATCTCGATCCCGGTGACGGCCTCGCGCACCCTGGTCGACTCGATGAACCCGCCGTTGGTCGAGGGGGCCAGCGTGCTCCTGCACGCCAAGCCGACGTTCTACGCCAACCGGGGCAGCCTGTCGCTGCAGGCGCGCGAGATCCGGATGGTCGGTCTCGGCGAGCTGCTCGCCCAGATCGAACGGCGCCGTCAGCTCCTGGCCGCCGAGGGTCTCTTCGACCCGGCGCTCAAGCGGCGGCTGCCGTTCCTGCCTCGGCGGGTCGGCCTGGTCACGGCGCCGAGGTCGGCGGCCGAGCGCGACGTCCTCGACCTCGCGCAGCGGCGGTGGCCGGCGGTCGAGTTCACCGTCGCGCACGCCACCATGCAGGGCACCCGCGCCGCCGGCGAGGTGATGGAGGCTCTGGCCCGGCTCGACCGTGACGCCGAGGTCGACGTGATCGTGATCGCCCGCGGTGGCGGCTCGGTCGAGGACCTGCTGCCCTTCAGCGACGAGGGCCTGCTGCGTGCGGTCGCTGCGGCGCGCACCCCCGTCGTCTCCGCCATCGGGCACGAGCCCGACCAGCCGCTGCTCGACCTGGTCGCCGACGTCCGCGCGGCCACGCCCACCGACGCCGCCAAGCTCGTCGTGCCCGACGTGGCCGCCGAGGCCTTCGCCGTCGCGTCCGCGCGCGAGCGGCTCCGCTCGCTGGTGCTCTCCGCGCTCGCCCGCGAGCAGGCAGGGCTCGACGCCCTGCGCTCGCGACCGGCGCTGGCCGATCCCCGCACCCTCGTCGACCGGCGCCACGACGAGCTCGACGCCCTGCGCGAGCGCGCCCGTCGCAGCCTGGGCCACCGGCTCGACCGCGCGGCCGACGACATCGGCCACCAGCGTGCCCGCGCCCGGGCGCTCTCCCCGTTGGCCACCCTCGAGCGCGGCTACGCCGTGCTGCAGGACGCCGACGGCCACGTCCTGACCTCCGTCACCGCCACCCGCGCCGGCGCCGCGGTCAGCGTCCGGGTCGCCGACGGCCGGGTGCACGCCGACGTCACGTCCGTCCAGACCAGCCACGAGGAGACCCCATGA
- a CDS encoding FAD-dependent oxidoreductase, which produces MPTRVPNPTILLVSAQHAEFLLDEFGRYARDYDLRTAGSAAETIEVVLAVKAEGGTVALFVQDGDLPDAHPLEAFHHWRKKVPTARRVIAAPYDRFLVHAAELRPGLAKGKYDAYLLMPRGVRDEEFHGAITEMLSDWGSTVAAPEVETVRIVSPPGHPLTTAVREYTERMGMPTRVFAPETDEGRELVEEVEAAGRPVTWPLVRTMGRPAYAPTTVRDVATQIYGAPGDFKVDTVVDLAIVGAGPAGLAAAVYGGSEGLSTVVLEAEAIGGQAGTSSMIRNYLGFPRGISGMRLAQRARNQAIRFGVQFFTGWEVDALERGPEGHHLLRTEGGVVEARSVVIATGVAYRKLGRDSIEALVGLGVTYGSAMSVAREMEGADVVVVGGGNSAGQAAIHLSRFARSVTIMVRRRALEETMSSYLINEMSYNPRITVQTCAEVVDGGGEGRLEWLEVRDLESGEVARREAGGLFLLLGAEPHCDWLPSGVARDSHGFVLTGRDVPPSHWADGLPPANLATTMPGVFAVGDIRAGSMKRVASASGEGASVVPLVHSWLAP; this is translated from the coding sequence GTGCCCACCCGTGTGCCCAACCCCACCATCCTCCTGGTCTCGGCCCAGCACGCCGAGTTCCTCCTCGACGAGTTCGGTCGCTACGCCCGCGACTACGACCTGCGCACCGCCGGATCGGCCGCCGAGACGATCGAGGTCGTCCTGGCCGTCAAGGCCGAGGGCGGGACCGTCGCGCTGTTCGTCCAGGACGGCGACCTGCCCGACGCCCACCCGCTCGAGGCGTTCCATCACTGGCGCAAGAAGGTCCCGACGGCTCGGCGCGTCATCGCGGCGCCGTACGACCGGTTCCTCGTGCACGCCGCCGAGCTGCGCCCCGGCCTGGCCAAGGGCAAGTACGACGCCTACCTGCTGATGCCGCGCGGGGTGCGCGACGAGGAGTTCCACGGCGCGATCACCGAGATGCTGTCCGACTGGGGCTCCACGGTCGCGGCACCCGAGGTCGAGACGGTGCGGATCGTGTCGCCGCCAGGACACCCGCTGACCACGGCGGTGCGTGAGTACACCGAGCGGATGGGCATGCCGACGCGGGTCTTCGCCCCCGAGACCGACGAGGGTCGCGAGCTCGTCGAGGAGGTCGAGGCGGCCGGCCGCCCGGTGACCTGGCCGCTGGTGCGCACGATGGGGCGACCGGCGTACGCCCCCACCACGGTCCGTGACGTGGCCACCCAGATCTACGGTGCCCCCGGTGACTTCAAGGTCGACACGGTCGTCGACCTCGCGATCGTCGGCGCCGGACCGGCAGGCCTCGCCGCAGCGGTGTACGGCGGCAGCGAGGGTCTGTCCACCGTCGTGCTCGAGGCCGAGGCGATCGGCGGGCAGGCCGGGACGAGCTCGATGATCCGCAACTACCTGGGGTTCCCGCGTGGCATCTCCGGGATGCGGCTCGCCCAGCGGGCGCGCAACCAGGCGATCCGCTTCGGCGTGCAGTTCTTCACCGGCTGGGAGGTCGACGCGCTCGAGCGCGGACCCGAGGGGCACCACCTGCTGCGCACCGAGGGCGGGGTCGTCGAGGCGCGCTCGGTCGTCATCGCGACCGGCGTCGCCTACCGCAAGCTCGGGCGCGACAGCATCGAGGCCCTCGTCGGGCTCGGCGTCACCTACGGCTCGGCGATGTCGGTGGCGCGCGAGATGGAGGGCGCCGACGTCGTGGTCGTCGGCGGCGGCAACTCCGCGGGCCAGGCGGCGATCCACCTGTCGCGCTTCGCCCGGTCGGTGACGATCATGGTGCGCCGGCGCGCGCTCGAGGAGACCATGTCGTCGTACCTGATCAACGAGATGTCCTACAACCCGCGCATCACGGTGCAGACCTGCGCCGAGGTCGTCGACGGCGGTGGCGAGGGCCGGCTGGAGTGGCTCGAGGTCCGCGACCTCGAGTCGGGCGAGGTCGCGCGGCGCGAGGCGGGCGGGCTGTTCCTGCTGCTCGGCGCCGAGCCGCACTGCGACTGGCTCCCCAGCGGGGTCGCCCGCGACTCCCACGGCTTCGTGCTCACCGGCCGCGACGTCCCGCCGTCGCACTGGGCCGACGGGCTCCCCCCGGCCAACCTCGCCACCACGATGCCGGGCGTCTTCGCCGTCGGCGACATCCGGGCCGGGTCGATGAAGCGGGTCGCCTCGGCGTCCGGCGAGGGCGCGAGCGTCGTGCCGCTCGTGCACTCCTGGCTGGCGCCCTGA
- a CDS encoding phosphotransferase family protein encodes MSEPVSVPGFDADAFGRWYDGVRPGELAGPVTATLIAGGKSNLTYSVTDGTSTFVVRRPPLGHVQATAHDMGREYTAMSALAASDVPVPRTLAHCTDDTVLGAPFYVMEKVAGEAYRTAGQLEPLGPDATAHLARSMVEVLARLHAVVPAEVGLGDFGRPAGFLERQVRRWGRQLEGSATRPLPDAEALLARLSGSVPPDGEPGIVHGDYRLDNLLCVAADDSPVKAVVDWEMATLGDPLTDVALLLVYDNLGHITGGGAVADASAAPGYPDRDTQLSTYVAAGGRELGDLSFHLGLAYLKIAVILEGIHHRYLAGQTVGDGFDRVGEAVEPLLAAGLDATA; translated from the coding sequence GTGAGCGAGCCCGTGAGCGTGCCCGGCTTCGACGCCGACGCCTTCGGTCGTTGGTACGACGGCGTCCGGCCGGGTGAGCTCGCCGGACCCGTCACGGCGACGCTGATCGCGGGTGGCAAGTCCAACCTGACCTACAGCGTCACCGACGGCACCTCGACGTTCGTCGTGCGCCGTCCGCCGCTGGGCCACGTGCAGGCCACCGCCCACGACATGGGCCGCGAGTACACCGCGATGTCGGCGCTCGCGGCCTCCGACGTCCCCGTGCCGCGGACCCTGGCGCACTGCACCGACGACACCGTGCTCGGCGCGCCGTTCTACGTGATGGAGAAGGTCGCCGGCGAGGCCTACCGCACGGCCGGCCAGCTCGAGCCGCTCGGCCCCGACGCGACGGCCCACCTCGCGCGCTCGATGGTCGAGGTGCTCGCGCGCCTGCACGCCGTCGTCCCCGCCGAGGTCGGCCTCGGCGACTTCGGTCGCCCGGCCGGCTTCCTCGAACGACAGGTACGCCGCTGGGGCCGCCAGCTCGAGGGCTCGGCCACCCGCCCGCTGCCCGACGCCGAGGCACTGCTCGCCCGGCTCTCAGGGTCGGTGCCTCCCGACGGCGAGCCCGGCATCGTGCACGGCGACTACCGCCTCGACAACCTGCTCTGCGTCGCGGCCGACGACTCGCCGGTCAAGGCCGTCGTCGACTGGGAGATGGCCACCCTGGGCGACCCGCTCACCGACGTCGCCCTGCTGCTCGTCTACGACAACCTCGGCCACATCACGGGTGGTGGCGCCGTGGCCGACGCCAGCGCCGCCCCCGGCTACCCCGACCGCGACACCCAGCTGTCGACGTACGTCGCCGCGGGTGGCCGCGAGCTCGGCGACCTGTCCTTCCACCTGGGCCTGGCCTACCTCAAGATCGCCGTCATCCTCGAGGGCATCCACCACCGCTACCTCGCCGGCCAGACCGTCGGCGACGGGTTCGACCGGGTCGGCGAGGCCGTCGAGCCGCTGCTGGCGGCGGGGCTCGACGCGACGGCCTGA
- a CDS encoding PfkB family carbohydrate kinase — protein MPYALVVGESLVDVVTDASGTAVERPGGSAANVAVALARLGRSVRFVTSYADDARGASIAAHLAGSGVVLATDPHVLVRTSSAAATIGPDGSASYVFDLDWQIGPVVLEEPPAYVHVCSIGAVLAPGADDVLALLDALDPSTTVTYDVNARPAITGTGPEVLGRVESVCRRAHVVKASDEDLAALYPTYGLDEAVAHLRALGPRAVVVTRGGEGASWWDADGRTDGEAVRTTVVDTIGAGDTFSAAVLDALWDGLDPAATVAHAARAAAVTVSRPGADPPTRADL, from the coding sequence GTGCCCTACGCGCTGGTGGTCGGTGAGTCCCTGGTCGACGTGGTGACCGATGCGTCGGGCACGGCGGTCGAGCGGCCCGGCGGCAGCGCTGCCAACGTCGCGGTCGCCCTGGCCCGCCTCGGCCGGTCGGTGCGGTTCGTGACGTCGTACGCCGACGATGCGCGCGGAGCGTCGATCGCGGCCCACCTCGCCGGTTCGGGCGTGGTGCTCGCCACGGACCCCCACGTGCTGGTCCGCACCTCCTCGGCCGCCGCGACGATCGGACCGGACGGCTCGGCGAGCTACGTGTTCGACCTCGACTGGCAGATCGGCCCGGTCGTGCTGGAGGAGCCCCCGGCGTACGTCCACGTCTGCTCGATCGGCGCGGTGCTCGCGCCGGGCGCCGACGACGTGCTCGCCCTGCTCGACGCGCTCGACCCGTCGACGACGGTCACCTACGACGTCAACGCCCGTCCGGCGATCACCGGCACCGGACCCGAGGTGCTGGGGCGCGTCGAGTCCGTGTGCCGACGCGCCCACGTGGTCAAGGCCAGTGACGAGGACCTGGCCGCGCTCTACCCGACGTACGGGCTCGACGAGGCCGTCGCGCACCTGCGCGCGCTCGGACCGCGCGCGGTGGTCGTGACCCGCGGTGGTGAGGGCGCCTCCTGGTGGGACGCCGACGGCCGCACCGACGGGGAGGCCGTCAGGACCACCGTCGTCGACACCATCGGCGCCGGCGACACCTTCTCGGCCGCGGTCCTCGACGCGCTCTGGGACGGCCTCGACCCCGCCGCCACCGTGGCGCACGCAGCGCGCGCCGCCGCCGTCACCGTGTCCCGGCCGGGCGCCGACCCGCCGACGCGGGCCGACCTGTAG
- the truA gene encoding tRNA pseudouridine(38-40) synthase TruA: MRLRIDLSYDGTDFRGWATQPGLRTVQGELTGALATILRTPEVAVVCAGRTDSGVHARGQVVHTDVPDTTEPAGLARRLNGVLPQDVRVRRVVEAAPGFDARFGALWRRYAYRVADRLDLVDPLTRSHVLTWARPLDLDLMNEASALLLGRHDFAAFCKQREGATTIRTLLDLAWVRDEAGVAVGTVRADAFCHSMVRALVGCLLAVGDGRRSPDWVGEVLRAGRREGAAAVAHAHGLTLEEVAYPADDELVARATQTMAKRVADA, translated from the coding sequence GTGCGCCTGCGGATCGACCTCTCCTACGACGGGACGGACTTCCGGGGCTGGGCCACGCAACCCGGCCTGCGGACGGTCCAGGGTGAGCTGACCGGCGCGCTCGCGACGATCCTGCGCACGCCCGAGGTGGCGGTGGTCTGTGCCGGCCGCACCGACTCCGGGGTGCACGCCCGTGGCCAGGTCGTGCACACCGACGTACCGGACACGACCGAGCCCGCCGGCCTGGCCCGTCGGCTCAACGGGGTGCTCCCGCAGGACGTGCGCGTCCGCCGGGTGGTGGAGGCGGCCCCGGGCTTCGACGCCCGCTTCGGCGCGCTCTGGCGCCGCTACGCCTACCGGGTGGCCGACCGGCTCGACCTCGTCGACCCGCTGACCCGGTCCCACGTGCTGACCTGGGCGCGGCCCCTCGACCTCGACCTGATGAACGAGGCGTCCGCGCTGCTGCTGGGGCGCCACGACTTCGCGGCCTTCTGCAAGCAGCGCGAGGGGGCCACCACCATCCGCACGCTCCTCGACCTCGCGTGGGTCCGCGACGAGGCGGGCGTCGCGGTCGGCACGGTGCGGGCCGACGCGTTCTGCCACTCGATGGTGCGCGCGCTGGTCGGCTGCCTGCTGGCGGTGGGCGACGGCCGCCGCTCGCCCGACTGGGTCGGCGAGGTGCTGCGGGCCGGGCGGCGCGAGGGGGCGGCAGCGGTCGCGCACGCCCACGGGCTGACCCTCGAGGAGGTCGCCTACCCGGCCGACGACGAGCTCGTGGCACGCGCGACGCAGACGATGGCGAAGCGGGTGGCCGATGCCTGA